A stretch of the Desulfurellaceae bacterium genome encodes the following:
- a CDS encoding bifunctional nuclease family protein, producing the protein MARENFIEMRVGGLTLDPMTKTPIVILKDEDNKLNLPIWIGLMEATAMATELEGIRMARPMTHDLLRRLIDELGGQVESIEVTELKDNTYYASICLQAGEKKLTIDSRPSDAISLALRTKSPIFVAKQVLEASSVLQQLEDGQKDDTNLSNVSRDKWAEILEKMSPDDFKYKM; encoded by the coding sequence ATGGCCCGAGAGAACTTTATCGAGATGCGTGTCGGCGGTTTAACCCTCGACCCGATGACGAAAACCCCGATCGTAATCCTCAAGGACGAGGACAACAAACTCAATCTGCCGATTTGGATCGGCCTCATGGAAGCCACCGCCATGGCCACCGAACTGGAGGGCATTCGGATGGCACGGCCCATGACCCATGATCTGCTCCGCCGTTTGATTGACGAGCTGGGCGGTCAGGTCGAATCGATTGAGGTCACCGAACTTAAGGACAACACCTATTACGCGTCGATCTGCCTGCAGGCCGGAGAGAAAAAGCTGACCATCGACTCCCGGCCCAGCGATGCGATTTCCCTGGCCCTGCGGACCAAAAGTCCGATCTTTGTGGCCAAACAGGTGCTTGAGGCGTCCAGCGTGTTGCAGCAGCTCGAAGACGGCCAAAAAGACGACACCAACCTCTCCAATGTGTCGCGCGACAAATGGGCTGAAATTCTCGAAAAAATGTCCCCGGACGATTTCAAATACAAGATGTAA